The genomic interval TGATCACCCAGCGCTTTGGCTCCTCGGAAGAGCTGGGTTTCACCAAACGCGAAGTGCGCCCCATCCGCCTGGACAAGGGTTTTGAAAAGGTGTTGGAAACGGCAGCCACTGAAGAGCTGGTGAAGAACGATAACTTCCTTTGCGATGCCCCTTCGACCACCGTACAATTCCGCGGTGAACCCGAAGCCCAGGTCCTGTTCGCCAGCGGCGGCTGCGGCAGTCCCCGTCTGGAACGTCAGGGACCGGCCGCGCGTATGCTGCGGGAATTGATCGATCAGTACTGCCCCGTCACCAACGATTATGGCCGCCGCTAACATCCGTGAAGCCGCGGCCTCGGATCACCGGGCTGCGGTTCAAAAATCCATACGCCAGGTCCAAATTTTTTTTTGAAAGACCTGTCGAAAAGCGGCCACGCTCTTCGACTAAGGGGCAGAAGCAGGGCCACTGGTGGCCCCGGATTCCCAACCCTTGGAGATTTCATGAAAAAAGTTTTGGCGTATATCCTGAGCACCCTTCTGGCCCTGATCACCTTGATTCTGATCCTGGCCGCCTTCCAACCCACCGAGTGGACTGTGGAACGTTCGGTTCTGATCGATGCGCCGCGTGAAAAGATTTGGAGCATCGTGAGCGATCTGAATCGTTACAGCGAATGGAATCCCTATGCGCATCTGGATCCTGAGGCGCGGATTACAGTGGAAGGCCCTGCGGCAACCGTGGGATCGAGCTATGCGTGGGACGGCAATCAATCAGGCGCCGGCCGCATGACTACGGTGGCGATCCAGGAAGGGAAGCGCCTTGATTTTCGGCTGGATTTCCAGCGTCCCATGGCTGTGACCAATGATGCCTCATTCATCCTGGGTCCCGAGGAAAGTCCCACGAAGATGACCTGGGCCATGCACGGACATCACAGGGGTTTCACCGGCCTTCTCAGCCGCGCCATCCATCTTTTCGTCAGCATCGACGCTTTGGTGGGCCAACAGTTTGATTCCGGCCTTGCGACCCTGAAGGGGCTGGCTGAAGGATCGGCGACAGCGCCTCGTAAC from Oligoflexus sp. carries:
- a CDS encoding SRPBCC family protein; this encodes MKKVLAYILSTLLALITLILILAAFQPTEWTVERSVLIDAPREKIWSIVSDLNRYSEWNPYAHLDPEARITVEGPAATVGSSYAWDGNQSGAGRMTTVAIQEGKRLDFRLDFQRPMAVTNDASFILGPEESPTKMTWAMHGHHRGFTGLLSRAIHLFVSIDALVGQQFDSGLATLKGLAEGSATAPRNNL